One genomic region from Bacillus rossius redtenbacheri isolate Brsri chromosome 6, Brsri_v3, whole genome shotgun sequence encodes:
- the LOC134533008 gene encoding large ribosomal subunit protein uL29m codes for MSCVKSLWRLTNNFLTSNFAMQGICKPCFLVRMVQFPPYSAIHTTQARTDLMEFFDDKKNWGVNEVKVGRSWKMEELRIKSNTDLHKLWFVLLKERNMLFTMEHECKEQTRLFPNPERIDKVNESMKNLEEVVRERNRAYFELETGESGERPATMVTSGLGLNSFHKMSEHVIPKWMNKKWHERHPFNRKGHAVTSFLRLYREKLFLDKRKAFNRRRNHVMHLLKRFPNIDREALKEQYPDVNVNEVMSNRKTLGHHGNNTA; via the exons ATGTCTTGCGTAAAGAGTTTATGGAGGTTAACAAACAATTTTCTTACGTCCAATTTTGCGATGCAAGGAATTTGCAAGCCTTGTTTCTTAGTAAG AATGGTTCAGTTTCCTCCGTATTCTGCCATTCACACAACGCAGGCACGAACTGACTTAATGGAGTTTTTTGACGACAAAAAGAATTGGGGTGTCAACGAAGTAAAAGTTGGCCGCTCGTGGAAAATGGAAGAACTTCGCATCAAAAGCAATACAGATTTGCACAAACTTTG GTTTGTTTTACTCAAGGAAAGGAACATGTTATTTACGATGGAACACGAGTGCAAGGAACAAACTCGGCTATTCCCAAACCCGGAAAGAATCGACAAG GTGAACGAGAGCATGAAGAACCTGGAGGAGGTGGTGAGGGAGAGGAATCGAGCGTACTTTGAGCTGGAGACGGGAGAGAGTGGCGAGAGGCCAGCTACCATGGTCACCAGTGGCCTAG GTCTCAACAGCTTTCATAAAATGAGTGAACATGTTATTCCGAAGTGGATGAATAAGAAATGGCATGAAAGACATCCATTTAACAGGAAAGGACATGCTGTGACAAGTTTTCTAAGGCTTTACAGAGAGAAATTGTTTCTGGACAAGAGAAAGGCTTTCAA TCGAAGACGTAATCATGTGATGCACCTCCTTAAGCGGTTTCCAAATATCGATAGAGAGGCACTAAAGGAGCAGTACCCGGATGTTAATGTGAATGAAGTTATGAGCAACAGGAAAACTCTTGGACATCATGGAAATAATACTGCATAG